A window of Oncorhynchus kisutch isolate 150728-3 linkage group LG10, Okis_V2, whole genome shotgun sequence contains these coding sequences:
- the LOC109897801 gene encoding ferritin, heavy subunit isoform X2 produces the protein MAELSVKRLKTSLPICKIHRPFVGSRVKQNLPAVVEESLCGVSTMLMEIAYRLDALANIFEQDDIALPRVAAFFHEHSEQEQAQAEAMLDYLSDRGGQYCNKDIQRPGCEEVCAVIPALELMLGQWKEEMAVMVELSQLSKEHSDPHSASVVKSRFLGPLVPRVKLLGDLLTNARRVGCTIGRSGGFGEYLINQLQEELTNVTSG, from the exons ATGGCTGAACTAAGTGTCAAGAGATTAAAGACCAGCCTGCCTATTTGTAAAATTCACAGACCATTTGTCGGGAGCAGGGTGAAACAGAACCTCCCTGCGGTCGTTGAGGAGAGTTTGTGCGGAGTATCTACAATGCTTATGGAGATTGCTTACAGACTTGATGCACTG GCCAATATATTTGAGCAGGATGATATTGCCTTGCCAAGGGTGGCAGCGTTCTTCCATGAGCACTCTGAGCAAGAACAGGCGCAGGCTGAGGCCATGCTGGACTACCTGTCAGACAGAGGGGGACAGTACTGTAATAAAGACATACAG AGGCCAGGCTGTGAGGAGGTGTGTGCAGTGATCCCAGCCCTCGAGCTGATGCTGGGCCAGTGGAAGGAGGAGATGGCTGTGATGGTGGAGCTCAGCCAGCTGTCCAAGGAGCACAGCGACCCGCACTCCGCCAGCGTGGTCAAGAGCCGCTTCCTGGGGCCACTGGTGCCCCGCGTCAAACTGCTGGGAGACCTCCTGACCAACGCCCGTAGAGTGGGCTGCACCATTGGCCGCTCGGGGGGCTTTGGGGAGTACCTAATCAACCAGCTGCAGGAGGAGTTGACCAATGTCACCAGTGGATGA
- the LOC109897801 gene encoding ferritin, heavy subunit isoform X1, which produces MLMEIAYRLDALANIFEQDDIALPRVAAFFHEHSEQEQAQAEAMLDYLSDRGGQYCNKDIQRPGCEEVCAVIPALELMLGQWKEEMAVMVELSQLSKEHSDPHSASVVKSRFLGPLVPRVKLLGDLLTNARRVGCTIGRSGGFGEYLINQLQEELTNVTSG; this is translated from the exons ATGCTTATGGAGATTGCTTACAGACTTGATGCACTG GCCAATATATTTGAGCAGGATGATATTGCCTTGCCAAGGGTGGCAGCGTTCTTCCATGAGCACTCTGAGCAAGAACAGGCGCAGGCTGAGGCCATGCTGGACTACCTGTCAGACAGAGGGGGACAGTACTGTAATAAAGACATACAG AGGCCAGGCTGTGAGGAGGTGTGTGCAGTGATCCCAGCCCTCGAGCTGATGCTGGGCCAGTGGAAGGAGGAGATGGCTGTGATGGTGGAGCTCAGCCAGCTGTCCAAGGAGCACAGCGACCCGCACTCCGCCAGCGTGGTCAAGAGCCGCTTCCTGGGGCCACTGGTGCCCCGCGTCAAACTGCTGGGAGACCTCCTGACCAACGCCCGTAGAGTGGGCTGCACCATTGGCCGCTCGGGGGGCTTTGGGGAGTACCTAATCAACCAGCTGCAGGAGGAGTTGACCAATGTCACCAGTGGATGA